The Aphis gossypii isolate Hap1 unplaced genomic scaffold, ASM2018417v2 Contig00690, whole genome shotgun sequence genome window below encodes:
- the LOC114119339 gene encoding V-type proton ATPase subunit H — translation MTKTTNMKDILPAFPEENIDMFAATSVLQQQAAEIRNLNPNWSSYLQSQMISQEVFDFISAYDVTDAKGQFLINHRPQSAKAFFSLLEHISKESTIQYVLVLIDDLLTEDRSRVEIFHEYALKKNEPVCGNFLNLLNAADGFINNMSARIIAKFACYSTDLINQTDLQFYLNWIKEQLLSANNEYMQSVARCLQMLLRRDEYRTAFISVDGISTLLSILSGRVNFQIQYQLIFCVWVITFNPRFAERMNKFNVIPILADILSDSVKEKVTRIILAVFRNLIEKPEDNTTSKDHCIAMVQSKVLKQLSIFEQRKFDDEDIVEDIQFLNERLQASVQDLSSFDEYATEVRSGRLEWSPVHRSAQFWRENASRLNEKNYELLRILVHLLETSRDPLFLSVASFDVGEYVRHYPRGKHIIEQLGGKQLVMQLLSHEDANVRYEALLAVQKLMVHNWEYLGRQLEKEQGTSTDRTTALTGKA, via the exons ATGACGAAAACAACAAATATGAAGGATATTCTGCCAGCGTTTCCGGAAGAAAATATCG ATATGTTTGCTGCTACTAGCGTTTTGCAGCAACAAGCGGCCGAAATAAGAAACCTGAACCCCAATTGGTCTTCTTATTTGCA GTCCCAAATGATATCGCAAGAAGTGTTCGATTTTATTAGTGCCTATGACGTGACTGATGCTAAaggtcaatttttaattaaccacCGTCCACAGTCTGCAAAAGCCTTCTTCAGTCTTTTGGAACATATATCCAAGGAATCGACAATTCAATATGTACTTGTACTTATCGATGATCTGTTGACC GAAGATCGTTCACGTGTGGAAATATTTCATGAATATGCTCTCAAGAAAAACGAACCAGTGTGTGGCAATTTTTTGAACTTGTTGAATGCTGCAGATGGGTTTATCAATAACATGTCTGCTCGGATTATAGCAAAATTTGCCTGTTACTCAACTGATCTTATCAATCAAACTGATCTTCAGTTCTACTTGAATTGGATTAAAGAACAACTGCTATCTGCT aACAATGAATACATGCAATCTGTTGCTCGCTGCTTGCAAATGTTGCTTCGTCGTGATGAATACAGAACTGCATTTATTTCAGTTGATGGTATATCTACTCTTTTGAGTATATTATCAGGGCGTGTTAACTTCCAAATTCAGTACCAACTGATATTCTGCGTGTgggttataacatttaatccACGCTTTGCTGAACGAATGAACAA ATTTAATGTTATCCCCATTTTGGCAGATATTCTAAGTGATTCTGTAAAAGAAAAGGTTACGCGAATTATTCTTGCTGTATTCagg aatttaatcgAGAAACCAGAAGATAATACTACTTCCAAAGATCATTGTATTGCAATGGTCCAGAGTAAAGTTTTGAAACAACTAAGTATTTTTGAACAAAGAAAATTTGATGATGAAGATATTGTTGAAGATATACAGTTTCTAAATGAACGTCTACAAGCGTCTGTGCAAGATCTTAG ttccTTTGATGAGTATGCAACTGAAGTAAGATCTGGCCGATTGGAATGGAGCCCTGTGCATAGATCAGCACAATTCTGGCGAGAAAATGCATCccgtttaaatgaaaaaaattatgaactttTGCGTATTTTAGTGCACTTGTTGGAAACAAGCAGAGACCCACTCTTTTTGAGCGTTGCTAGTTTTGATGTTGGTGAATATGTAAGACATTATCCACGGGGAAAACA tataattgaaCAGCTTGGTGGAAAACAACTTGTTATGCAATTGTTATCACATGAGGATGCAAATGTGCGTTATGAAGCACTTTTAGCTGTACAAAAACTCATGGTGCATAATTg ggaGTATCTTGGCCGTCAGTTAGAGAAAGAACAGGGTACCAGTACAGATAGAACCACTGCTCTTACTGGAAAagcttaa